A genomic window from Fibrobacterota bacterium includes:
- a CDS encoding right-handed parallel beta-helix repeat-containing protein yields the protein MEILTPWAPFRTSLVTLRVALVCLVGMASGRAFYFDSDSGRDANAGTSRSQALRSLAITRSTKFKAGDSLLFKRGGYWTKDSLFLSSQGTAIAPIVVSAYGNPSLRRPHLHNTGYLVVLNKASHIVIEDLELSGARGGCLEMWDSTVSHVVVRRIEAHDCGGGVYATGTDISILDNQIHDGHMVVNTKNTMDDDYGATGVGLSKLDGCLVRGNRMWNLVAPSYDYGVDGGAIEFWKTVRHCDIYGNFALNADGFSEFGGQPGDSVIAVSVHHNVSLETGPLACFHMSDPTLPFGITYDSVRFDNNLSVDRFANSWGFHIIADGGKLDRPNRIQIRNNIFVTDSANSYHYQQNDSKAPTWIHVSNLLWNRFNDPFAAGSGRVRGSGELFGHPRFHGLLWDSTAVIDTVLSDYRLLPESPAYGTGLDLGYANDYFGHPASVSGIVDRGPFARGTFTGLVPERKARSRQTDLRLRAGQVEIQLHDLPTGTQVELVAREVSGKTVRKLGMWKADAGFFERKVDLPRKAGLLVLDLSMNGNRRSVEMVPSWKVGW from the coding sequence ATGGAAATCCTTACGCCGTGGGCCCCATTCCGAACGTCCCTGGTCACCTTGCGGGTCGCCTTGGTTTGCCTGGTTGGGATGGCCTCCGGTCGAGCCTTCTACTTCGATTCCGACTCCGGACGGGACGCGAATGCGGGCACTTCGCGCAGCCAGGCTTTGCGCAGTCTGGCGATCACCCGTAGCACCAAATTCAAGGCGGGAGATTCGCTTCTGTTCAAGCGCGGTGGATACTGGACCAAGGATTCGCTGTTCCTGAGCAGCCAGGGAACCGCCATCGCGCCGATCGTTGTTTCCGCCTACGGAAATCCGAGTCTTCGTCGGCCCCACCTGCACAACACCGGTTATTTGGTGGTGTTGAACAAGGCCAGCCATATCGTGATCGAAGACCTTGAACTTTCCGGAGCTAGAGGCGGCTGCCTGGAAATGTGGGATTCCACCGTCTCGCATGTGGTGGTGCGCCGCATCGAGGCCCACGACTGCGGTGGTGGGGTGTACGCCACCGGCACGGACATTTCGATTCTCGACAACCAGATCCACGACGGTCACATGGTGGTGAACACGAAAAACACCATGGACGACGATTACGGGGCCACAGGTGTGGGACTCAGCAAATTGGATGGATGTCTCGTGCGTGGCAACCGCATGTGGAATCTGGTCGCCCCGTCGTACGATTACGGCGTGGATGGGGGGGCCATCGAGTTTTGGAAGACTGTTCGCCACTGCGACATCTATGGAAACTTCGCGCTCAACGCCGACGGGTTTTCCGAGTTCGGAGGGCAGCCAGGCGATTCCGTGATCGCCGTTTCCGTACACCACAACGTTTCGCTGGAAACCGGTCCGCTTGCCTGCTTCCACATGAGCGACCCGACCCTCCCCTTCGGGATCACCTACGATTCCGTGCGCTTCGACAACAATCTGTCCGTCGATCGGTTCGCGAACTCCTGGGGCTTCCACATCATCGCCGACGGAGGAAAGTTGGATCGGCCGAATCGGATCCAGATCCGCAACAACATATTCGTGACAGATTCCGCCAACTCCTACCACTACCAGCAGAACGATTCGAAGGCTCCCACCTGGATCCATGTCTCCAACCTCCTCTGGAACCGGTTCAACGACCCGTTCGCCGCCGGCAGTGGAAGAGTTCGGGGAAGTGGCGAACTCTTCGGCCACCCGCGCTTCCATGGTCTGCTCTGGGACAGTACGGCGGTGATCGATACGGTTCTTTCCGACTACCGACTCCTTCCGGAAAGCCCTGCGTACGGCACAGGACTTGATCTTGGCTACGCCAACGATTATTTCGGGCACCCTGCTTCGGTGTCGGGAATTGTTGATCGAGGCCCGTTCGCCCGTGGCACATTCACGGGTCTGGTGCCGGAACGGAAGGCGCGATCGCGTCAAACCGACCTGCGCCTGCGCGCGGGACAGGTGGAAATCCAGTTGCACGACCTCCCGACGGGAACGCAGGTGGAGCTGGTCGCTCGGGAGGTGTCGGGAAAGACCGTCCGCAAGCTGGGCATGTGGAAGGCGGACGCCGGATTCTTCGAGCGGAAGGTGGATTTGCCTCGGAAAGCGGGACTCCTCGTGCTGGATCTTTCGATGAACGGAAATCGTCGGTCTGTGGAGATGGTTCCGTCTTGGAAGGTCGGCTGGTGA
- a CDS encoding helix-turn-helix transcriptional regulator, with translation MIHTVDSIALLHQIAGVEAPANPLVSVVDFSKVDLANVPSEASFACGFYSINFKRDCRLRYGRQPFDHQDGTLLCTGPGQVLSYTPPEPGAASAGWGLFFHFDFLATSELASLVNQCTFFQYSENEALHLCEADRLTLDALVRNIDQECRCGDPYAPQILASNLALVVNYCRRAYGAQIASRNRHQDLLARFERHLHEAMAPAKRPTLPSVRECAESMGLSTNYFSDLIRLETGRTPQEHIHHLMVERAKVLLATTSRTIAEIAYDLGFEYPQSFSKLFKKKTGLSPLAYRDGFRSQATP, from the coding sequence ATGATCCACACCGTCGATTCCATTGCGTTGCTCCACCAGATCGCGGGCGTGGAGGCTCCGGCCAATCCGCTGGTGAGCGTGGTCGATTTCTCGAAGGTGGATCTGGCCAACGTGCCCAGCGAAGCCAGCTTCGCGTGCGGGTTCTATTCGATCAACTTCAAGCGCGATTGCCGCTTGCGGTACGGACGACAACCCTTCGATCACCAGGACGGCACCCTCCTTTGCACCGGCCCGGGGCAGGTGCTCTCGTACACGCCACCCGAACCCGGTGCCGCTTCGGCCGGTTGGGGGCTGTTCTTCCATTTTGATTTCCTCGCCACCTCCGAGTTGGCTTCATTGGTGAACCAGTGCACCTTCTTCCAGTATTCGGAGAACGAAGCGCTCCATCTGTGCGAGGCCGATCGCCTCACCCTGGATGCGCTGGTGCGCAACATCGATCAGGAATGCCGCTGCGGCGATCCGTACGCGCCCCAGATCCTGGCCTCCAACCTGGCCCTGGTAGTCAATTATTGTCGGAGAGCCTACGGGGCCCAGATCGCCTCGCGAAACCGCCACCAGGACCTCCTGGCGCGCTTCGAGCGACACCTGCACGAGGCCATGGCTCCGGCCAAGCGCCCCACCCTGCCCAGCGTGCGGGAATGCGCCGAATCGATGGGGCTTTCCACCAATTATTTCAGCGACCTGATCCGCCTCGAGACCGGTCGCACGCCCCAGGAGCACATCCACCACCTCATGGTGGAGCGCGCGAAGGTCCTGTTGGCCACCACCTCGCGCACCATCGCCGAGATCGCCTACGACCTTGGCTTTGAATACCCCCAGAGCTTCAGCAAACTGTTCAAGAAAAAGACCGGACTCTCGCCGCTGGCCTACCGTGACGGATTCCGGAGCCAAGCCACCCCCTAG
- a CDS encoding carbohydrate binding domain-containing protein, with the protein MHKSIAILLTLATSALCASVDHTGWFPFYIPWNDTSRNVTDASGSVETPAGARGFVQVGSDGHFQYQDGSRARFSGFVSVAQANFPDSADAPLIAAHLRRFGVNFMRVHLTDVDGVYGLFANSTNNTSDLDPVKLRKMDWFMKCLRDQGIYVNFCVQSGRIFKAGDGIPAPITQNQSKMSSLYDPRLIQLQKGLAASLANHVNPYTGLAYKNDPAVASWELTNENSLFQGWLSWAGASWDSLSASNPAGMDPYYTKELDTLWSRWLTTKYATDSAVSTAWSGTSASATNLVSNPSFETGTTGWNWWADPASSAEMTVNRRAGGYAGTYGLSVLMDAQGAKVYDANVNYSGMTVSQGTSYRLRFWTKGTEATTVAAEFLKEAVWTWYGSSTCTVDTTWTPCETYFTAPANIVDSLRFNIDFGFTKGTVRIDSVSFVPYGGNGLGSGESIASFSVNRSKRSTVGSLADSRAKDEARFYYDLEGRYIDALRSYLKDSLGVRVPVTFTNNWYGLASIASQARADYMDAHWYWQHPDFPNGWSATDYTIGNTPMVKDANGGTVAQFSWVRVAGKPFMASEYNHPFPNQYLCETPAFYFGYLGFLDADGALLHAYIDYSLHYKDTWNDQFFNVGTNPVLMTQLPLARLFRQGLVKPAVSQTTVDVTESDWSGSAKKFQDGWPLPGSANAFLSTPMRWGNFAATASTVTNFVSPGSRATSNTQELDWDRTNGILRTDNPWWQGAVGYLVGGSTTSRMSVSGIKTTAGRDFAAIHLVSADTLPIGTTRRMLLLTSARVENKSQVWNASFNALTRIYATGDTTVCEPVTGRVALRLGRTDSVSIWTLDSRGSRLAALPLVRSGDSIIVSLPGTTLWYEVALGDATSPITALRSHAATRARLAMRSSGRSWIATWSVPAGVGDLRAEFDLRDAAGRNLSHEEIPAQSTGTHRITPPAATGPTFARVRLKRTNTLIASEIFRLIPGL; encoded by the coding sequence ATGCACAAGTCCATTGCCATCTTGTTGACGCTCGCCACAAGCGCTCTCTGCGCTTCGGTGGATCACACGGGATGGTTCCCGTTCTACATCCCCTGGAACGACACCTCCCGCAATGTCACCGACGCATCGGGTTCGGTGGAAACCCCCGCCGGTGCGCGCGGGTTCGTGCAGGTGGGATCCGACGGCCACTTCCAATACCAAGATGGGTCCCGGGCGCGCTTTTCGGGCTTCGTGAGCGTGGCCCAGGCCAACTTCCCCGATAGCGCCGACGCGCCGTTGATCGCCGCGCACCTGCGTCGCTTTGGCGTCAATTTCATGCGCGTGCATCTCACCGATGTCGATGGCGTGTATGGGCTCTTCGCCAATTCCACCAACAACACGTCCGACCTGGATCCGGTCAAACTCCGCAAGATGGACTGGTTTATGAAGTGCTTGCGCGACCAGGGCATCTACGTGAATTTCTGCGTGCAATCCGGCCGCATCTTCAAAGCCGGCGATGGCATCCCGGCCCCCATCACCCAAAACCAGTCCAAGATGTCCAGCCTTTACGACCCGCGTCTGATCCAACTGCAGAAAGGATTGGCCGCGTCGTTGGCCAACCATGTCAATCCGTACACGGGTCTTGCCTACAAGAACGACCCTGCCGTGGCGAGCTGGGAACTCACCAACGAGAACTCCCTTTTCCAAGGCTGGCTCTCGTGGGCGGGGGCATCGTGGGATTCGCTTTCCGCCTCCAATCCCGCCGGAATGGACCCGTATTACACCAAGGAACTGGACACCCTTTGGAGCCGATGGCTGACCACCAAATACGCCACCGATTCGGCAGTATCGACCGCTTGGTCGGGCACCTCCGCAAGTGCCACGAACCTGGTGTCCAATCCCTCGTTCGAGACCGGCACAACAGGATGGAATTGGTGGGCCGATCCCGCCTCGAGCGCCGAGATGACTGTGAACCGCAGAGCCGGCGGGTATGCGGGCACATATGGACTTTCGGTGCTGATGGATGCCCAAGGCGCGAAGGTCTACGACGCCAACGTGAACTATTCGGGCATGACCGTGTCGCAGGGAACCTCCTACCGATTGCGCTTTTGGACCAAAGGAACCGAGGCCACCACGGTGGCGGCGGAATTCCTCAAAGAGGCCGTCTGGACGTGGTATGGATCCAGCACCTGCACGGTGGACACGACATGGACCCCGTGCGAGACCTACTTCACGGCACCGGCAAACATCGTCGATTCCCTGCGCTTCAACATCGACTTCGGTTTCACCAAAGGAACCGTGCGGATCGATTCGGTCTCGTTCGTGCCGTATGGCGGCAACGGACTGGGATCGGGCGAATCGATCGCGTCATTTTCCGTCAACAGGTCGAAGCGATCCACTGTTGGATCGCTCGCCGACTCGCGCGCCAAGGACGAGGCCCGCTTCTACTACGATCTGGAAGGTCGCTACATCGATGCTCTGCGTAGCTACCTGAAGGATTCCCTGGGGGTTCGGGTTCCGGTGACCTTCACCAACAATTGGTACGGACTGGCTTCCATCGCTTCGCAGGCCCGCGCCGACTACATGGACGCCCACTGGTACTGGCAGCACCCGGACTTCCCCAACGGCTGGAGCGCCACCGACTACACCATCGGGAACACACCGATGGTCAAGGACGCCAATGGCGGAACCGTGGCGCAATTCTCCTGGGTCCGCGTGGCCGGCAAGCCCTTCATGGCCAGCGAATACAACCACCCCTTCCCCAACCAATACCTCTGCGAAACCCCCGCATTCTACTTCGGGTATCTGGGATTTCTGGATGCCGACGGCGCCTTGCTGCACGCCTACATCGACTATTCGCTCCATTACAAGGACACCTGGAACGACCAGTTCTTCAACGTGGGCACCAACCCCGTGCTCATGACCCAACTGCCATTGGCGAGGTTGTTCCGACAGGGCCTGGTGAAGCCGGCCGTTTCGCAGACCACGGTTGATGTGACGGAATCCGACTGGTCGGGATCCGCCAAGAAGTTCCAGGATGGATGGCCTTTGCCGGGCAGCGCCAACGCCTTCCTTTCCACACCCATGCGATGGGGCAACTTCGCGGCCACCGCATCTACCGTGACGAATTTCGTCAGTCCCGGATCCCGCGCAACCTCCAATACCCAGGAACTGGACTGGGATCGCACCAACGGCATCCTGCGCACCGACAATCCCTGGTGGCAAGGCGCGGTGGGCTATCTCGTGGGGGGATCCACCACCTCGCGCATGAGCGTGTCGGGCATCAAGACCACCGCGGGCCGCGACTTCGCCGCCATCCATCTGGTGTCCGCCGATACCCTCCCCATCGGGACCACGCGCCGGATGCTCTTGTTGACCTCGGCTCGTGTGGAAAACAAAAGCCAGGTCTGGAACGCCTCCTTCAACGCCCTGACCCGGATCTATGCCACCGGCGACACCACCGTGTGCGAACCCGTCACAGGCCGAGTGGCTTTGCGGTTGGGCAGAACGGATTCTGTCAGCATCTGGACCCTTGATTCGAGGGGATCGCGCCTGGCGGCCCTGCCCCTGGTCCGTTCTGGCGACAGCATCATCGTGTCCCTCCCCGGCACCACCCTCTGGTACGAAGTCGCCCTCGGCGACGCCACTTCACCCATCACGGCCCTGCGATCGCACGCGGCCACACGAGCCCGCCTGGCCATGCGTTCTTCGGGTAGATCGTGGATCGCAACCTGGAGCGTTCCTGCAGGTGTTGGCGACCTGCGCGCGGAGTTCGACCTCCGCGACGCTGCGGGTCGGAATCTGTCCCACGAAGAAATCCCGGCGCAATCCACAGGCACCCACCGAATCACCCCACCAGCCGCCACCGGCCCCACCTTCGCCAGAGTGCGCCTGAAGCGCACCAACACCCTGATCGCCTCCGAAATCTTCCGCCTGATCCCCGGCCTCTGA
- a CDS encoding right-handed parallel beta-helix repeat-containing protein: MIRVAKFKRAIGVALTVCALGRADGWYADASRPDDKGDGRTPATAWKTFHPFVGKVVGAGDTLHLKRGSRWDNTFLVFYHGGTAAKPFVATAYGDESLPLPSISDTSSKQAWVIGLASSHLVVEKIAVHGPNGSCATTVSDSVTDVVIQDMEVSDCQSGIALAQVDGAIIQRNRVWNIHFPSNLNGGGGGAIAITLDGCRNIKVLDNLIRDAIDGNPDHEDGGAVELFRRNSNIEIAGNRARNTAGFLEIGGLVQDHDTARNVVIHHNVAQEVQNFLWCSVATAKDTSSQWGMAYSEVYVDNNTQIQDGRRAGLTVGVSLHLEDSTQIRVRNNLFVGDSQAGFLFFGPFERKNNLFWSMNFPSKYEKPYAPGEKSLDPLIHADTTNLTYTLDMASPARDAGAALVYPPSLGSLRLPTIPDGKPDIGALEMSSTSLVPTAQRFQGALRGAGNRVEWNGWANAPGTLSARLMDAQGRVVISERRSHAAGTVVRGWDLPKGRGVMVLAVEMDGIRQAIVVAPGR; the protein is encoded by the coding sequence GTGATCCGGGTTGCCAAGTTCAAACGGGCGATCGGGGTGGCACTGACGGTCTGCGCCTTGGGCAGGGCCGATGGCTGGTACGCCGACGCCTCGCGTCCGGACGACAAGGGCGACGGCCGCACACCGGCCACCGCCTGGAAAACCTTCCATCCCTTCGTTGGGAAGGTCGTGGGTGCAGGCGACACACTCCACCTCAAGCGGGGGAGCCGCTGGGACAACACGTTCCTGGTGTTCTACCACGGCGGGACCGCGGCCAAGCCATTTGTGGCCACCGCCTACGGCGACGAGTCGCTGCCGTTGCCTTCCATTTCCGACACATCCTCCAAACAGGCGTGGGTGATTGGGCTGGCATCCAGTCACCTGGTGGTGGAAAAGATCGCGGTCCACGGTCCCAACGGCAGTTGCGCGACCACGGTGTCGGATTCTGTCACAGACGTGGTGATCCAGGACATGGAGGTCTCGGATTGCCAATCCGGCATCGCGTTGGCACAGGTGGACGGTGCGATCATCCAGCGGAATCGGGTCTGGAACATCCACTTCCCTTCCAATCTCAATGGTGGTGGCGGTGGCGCGATCGCCATCACCCTGGACGGGTGCAGGAACATCAAGGTGCTGGACAACCTTATCCGAGATGCCATCGACGGAAATCCCGACCACGAAGACGGCGGAGCCGTGGAGCTGTTCCGGAGGAACTCGAACATCGAGATCGCCGGGAACCGCGCCCGCAACACCGCGGGATTCCTGGAAATCGGGGGCTTGGTTCAGGATCACGACACGGCTCGCAATGTGGTGATCCATCACAACGTGGCCCAGGAGGTGCAGAATTTCTTGTGGTGCAGCGTGGCCACGGCCAAGGACACGAGCAGCCAATGGGGCATGGCGTATTCGGAAGTGTATGTGGACAACAACACCCAGATCCAGGATGGCCGGCGAGCGGGACTGACGGTGGGGGTCAGTCTCCACCTGGAGGATTCCACCCAGATCCGCGTGCGCAACAACCTCTTCGTGGGCGACAGCCAAGCGGGCTTTCTGTTCTTCGGGCCGTTCGAGCGCAAGAACAATCTGTTCTGGTCCATGAACTTCCCATCCAAGTACGAGAAGCCCTACGCCCCCGGCGAGAAAAGCTTGGATCCACTGATCCATGCCGACACCACCAACCTCACGTACACCCTCGACATGGCTAGCCCGGCCCGAGACGCAGGCGCGGCGTTGGTCTACCCACCCAGCCTGGGCAGCCTGCGGCTACCGACCATTCCCGACGGCAAGCCCGATATCGGGGCGTTGGAGATGAGCTCCACGAGCCTTGTGCCCACCGCGCAGAGGTTCCAAGGCGCTTTGCGAGGCGCAGGGAATCGAGTCGAGTGGAACGGCTGGGCGAATGCGCCGGGAACGTTGAGCGCGAGGTTGATGGATGCGCAAGGCCGCGTGGTGATTTCCGAGCGGAGGAGCCATGCGGCGGGGACGGTGGTGCGCGGTTGGGATCTGCCGAAGGGGCGGGGCGTGATGGTCCTGGCGGTGGAGATGGACGGGATTCGTCAAGCGATCGTTGTGGCGCCGGGACGCTGA
- a CDS encoding cache domain-containing protein, with translation MNPVVTPKRFSIFDPAIRFEHREFYERIVSELNGLLPVCNQGESTAVEISENPTEQEQITELMKRVESFSGDLLDVTKKLFDQYYAAKESLHRSILTTTAYNKINTLDRNLLERTCDVRWWALETAFSACIAAYGRGCEQARRLVGLFTGDELPSASESVGDSVGSASGDVPEGHLAGIFAEIADFPALLPEGALVDFRKRFDAWRSDRGPNGAFRKQLEVFSRTLEELDNSVRYSCDRLEDIRHSYTLYRDIVLTADDGRILANANPGERTRVLGLDVSAESWYRKALETRNGTEYHAQDLGPSVVEAGISLVYATAVREASNENGRGIGALGVFFDFQGEAAMILEEYMPRDEQGQVLEGALSMFTDRQGNVIASTDPACLEPGRAAHLPRGNRQLESGARASQYVVFEGIESAVFSARTDGYLDYRGLGWSSHVIVPKAHLFELSVPSDEIGISAEELMDSRIIPEINKQTYLRVQDDKESIQLISLNGIVFASKLGKRGGALGPIFNQITRTGDFVTSRMEDLLKEMALGELELNLKALENFSKQAIDLVDRNLFERAADIRWWATDEYFWNALENPTPENFHKASERLKVINGSYTMYRNIVLANDSGEILACSRTELRNELSKINVSDQSWFQLGMRTGRSEEFAVQDVQKSVLEKSKTRSLVYSGGVRRKGARTGESVGVLGILFDWDTEAGKILSTCLPCDSSGRTIEGSVAFYTNAKGEVIESTSAESFSVGAKLDLPHRVLKLAKGETTSSVFRVGESSYLLGSSRTKGYREYEGLGWCAHVVRPIGKGAGGG, from the coding sequence ATGAATCCCGTCGTCACCCCAAAGCGGTTCAGCATCTTCGATCCCGCCATCCGCTTCGAGCACAGGGAGTTCTACGAGCGCATCGTCAGCGAGCTCAACGGACTCCTTCCCGTGTGCAACCAGGGCGAATCGACGGCAGTGGAGATCTCAGAGAACCCCACCGAGCAGGAACAGATCACGGAGCTGATGAAGCGCGTGGAGTCGTTTTCCGGCGACCTCCTGGACGTCACCAAGAAGTTGTTCGACCAGTACTACGCTGCCAAGGAATCCCTCCACCGATCGATTCTCACCACCACGGCCTACAACAAGATCAACACCCTCGACCGCAATCTGCTGGAGCGCACCTGCGACGTGCGCTGGTGGGCGCTGGAAACGGCGTTCTCGGCGTGCATCGCCGCCTACGGGCGAGGTTGCGAGCAGGCCCGGAGATTGGTGGGGCTGTTCACGGGGGACGAACTTCCCAGTGCGTCGGAATCCGTCGGAGATTCCGTCGGGTCGGCTTCCGGCGATGTCCCGGAAGGGCATCTGGCGGGGATCTTCGCCGAAATCGCCGACTTCCCGGCCCTCCTGCCCGAGGGAGCGCTGGTGGATTTCCGCAAGCGGTTCGATGCTTGGCGCTCGGACCGCGGGCCGAACGGGGCGTTCCGCAAACAGCTGGAGGTCTTTTCCCGCACGCTGGAGGAACTGGACAACTCCGTGAGGTATTCCTGCGACCGACTCGAAGACATCCGCCATTCCTACACGCTCTACCGGGACATCGTGCTGACGGCGGATGATGGACGGATTCTGGCCAACGCCAATCCCGGCGAGCGCACGCGCGTGCTGGGGCTGGATGTTTCTGCCGAGAGCTGGTACCGCAAGGCCCTGGAGACCCGTAACGGCACCGAATACCACGCCCAGGACCTGGGGCCTTCCGTGGTGGAAGCGGGGATCTCGCTGGTGTACGCCACGGCGGTGCGGGAAGCGTCCAACGAGAACGGACGCGGGATCGGGGCGCTGGGGGTCTTCTTCGATTTCCAGGGCGAGGCGGCCATGATCCTGGAGGAGTACATGCCGCGCGACGAACAAGGCCAGGTGTTGGAAGGCGCGCTCTCCATGTTCACAGATCGGCAAGGCAACGTCATCGCCTCCACCGATCCCGCCTGCCTGGAACCGGGCCGGGCCGCCCATCTGCCGCGGGGCAACCGGCAGCTGGAATCGGGAGCGCGCGCGTCGCAGTACGTGGTGTTCGAAGGCATCGAATCGGCCGTGTTCAGTGCGCGCACCGACGGCTATCTGGATTACCGCGGGTTGGGATGGAGTTCGCATGTGATCGTTCCCAAGGCGCACCTGTTCGAGCTTTCCGTGCCTTCCGACGAAATCGGGATCAGCGCCGAAGAACTGATGGACTCGCGGATCATTCCCGAGATCAACAAGCAGACCTACCTGCGGGTGCAGGACGACAAGGAATCGATCCAATTGATTTCGCTCAACGGAATCGTGTTCGCCAGCAAGCTGGGAAAGCGCGGAGGCGCGCTGGGCCCCATCTTCAACCAGATCACCCGCACCGGCGATTTCGTGACCTCGCGCATGGAAGACCTGCTGAAGGAAATGGCCCTGGGAGAACTGGAGCTGAACCTGAAGGCCTTGGAGAACTTTTCCAAGCAGGCGATCGATCTGGTCGATCGCAACCTGTTCGAGCGGGCCGCCGACATCCGCTGGTGGGCCACCGACGAATACTTCTGGAACGCGCTGGAAAACCCCACTCCAGAAAACTTCCATAAAGCTTCCGAGCGGCTGAAGGTGATCAACGGCAGCTACACCATGTACCGCAACATTGTTCTGGCCAACGATTCCGGCGAGATCCTGGCTTGCTCGCGCACGGAACTGCGCAACGAGCTTTCCAAGATCAACGTGTCCGACCAATCCTGGTTCCAATTGGGCATGCGAACGGGGCGCTCCGAGGAATTCGCCGTGCAGGATGTCCAAAAGTCCGTCCTGGAAAAATCCAAGACCCGTTCGCTCGTCTACTCCGGCGGCGTGCGTCGCAAGGGTGCCCGGACAGGGGAATCGGTGGGCGTGCTGGGGATCCTGTTCGATTGGGACACGGAGGCCGGTAAGATTTTGTCCACCTGCCTTCCTTGCGATTCGTCCGGAAGGACCATCGAAGGAAGCGTGGCCTTCTATACCAACGCCAAGGGCGAGGTGATCGAATCCACCAGCGCAGAGAGCTTCTCGGTGGGTGCCAAACTCGACCTCCCGCACCGGGTGCTCAAGCTCGCCAAAGGGGAGACGACCTCTTCGGTGTTTCGTGTCGGGGAGTCCAGCTACCTGCTGGGATCCTCGCGCACCAAGGGTTATCGCGAGTACGAGGGTCTGGGCTGGTGCGCGCATGTGGTGCGACCCATCGGGAAGGGAGCCGGGGGAGGATGA
- a CDS encoding chemotaxis protein CheW: protein MEYAAFFVGEHLFGFPVVLVQEIGKPVEVFPVPGHDPRVSGLVNLRGRTAVALDLRRSLLGPEHGYTAKDRRKFIVLETTEALPSHAREMGLDTHREPVVLIVDEVQGILDGQKLEFHPPPAHVAERHVEGVMKVGDRLMTLISIPKLVEDLLPRKEETP from the coding sequence ATGGAATATGCCGCCTTCTTCGTGGGCGAACACTTGTTCGGATTCCCGGTGGTGCTGGTCCAGGAAATCGGAAAACCGGTGGAGGTATTTCCGGTGCCGGGCCACGACCCGCGCGTGTCGGGACTTGTCAATCTGCGCGGACGCACCGCCGTGGCGCTGGATCTGAGGAGATCGTTGCTGGGTCCCGAACACGGCTACACCGCCAAGGACCGGCGCAAGTTCATCGTTCTGGAAACCACGGAAGCCCTGCCTAGCCACGCTCGCGAGATGGGGCTGGACACCCATCGCGAGCCGGTGGTCCTGATCGTGGACGAGGTCCAGGGGATCCTTGATGGACAAAAATTGGAATTCCATCCCCCTCCGGCCCATGTGGCCGAACGTCACGTAGAAGGGGTCATGAAGGTGGGGGACCGCCTGATGACCCTGATCTCCATTCCCAAGCTGGTCGAGGACCTGTTGCCTCGCAAGGAGGAAACACCATGA
- a CDS encoding NAD(P)-dependent alcohol dehydrogenase — protein sequence MKAIVQSRYGGPDVFRLCDIPRPVPRQGEILVRVHATSVTSSEAAMRQGLPLYGRPILGLFRPRRPLLGLEFAGTVEECGPNAQRFAMGARVFGFTGFRCGAYAQFLVVSENDSVEVMPKGASFEEAVALVDGPTTALFFLHKARLRRGERVLVNGASGSIGTAAVQLVAWMGAEVTAVCSAAKHEQVRALGAHHLIDYHTEDFTQKHDAWDVVFDTVGKSSFCRCRRSLRVKGRYLSTVLGAKILLHVPLTALFCDKKAMFGMSVDKRAELAQLRELVEAGLHAPVIDRVFDLEQMAEAHAYVDSGRKRGNVVVRVRQDPK from the coding sequence ATGAAAGCCATCGTCCAGTCCCGCTATGGCGGTCCCGACGTTTTCCGTCTTTGCGACATCCCCCGACCGGTCCCTCGCCAAGGCGAGATCCTGGTGCGGGTGCACGCCACGTCCGTTACATCCTCGGAAGCGGCCATGCGCCAAGGTCTGCCTCTCTACGGCAGGCCGATCCTTGGGCTGTTCCGACCACGCCGCCCCTTGTTGGGGCTGGAGTTCGCCGGGACCGTGGAAGAATGCGGCCCCAACGCCCAACGTTTCGCGATGGGCGCGCGCGTGTTCGGGTTCACGGGATTTCGGTGCGGAGCCTACGCACAATTTCTGGTGGTCTCGGAAAACGACTCGGTGGAAGTCATGCCCAAGGGCGCGAGCTTCGAGGAAGCGGTGGCGTTGGTGGATGGCCCCACCACGGCCTTGTTCTTTCTGCACAAGGCACGTCTCCGGCGCGGCGAACGCGTGCTGGTCAATGGAGCCTCGGGAAGCATCGGAACCGCGGCGGTCCAGCTAGTCGCTTGGATGGGAGCAGAGGTCACGGCTGTGTGCAGCGCGGCCAAGCACGAACAGGTCCGCGCGTTAGGCGCCCATCACTTGATCGACTACCACACCGAAGACTTCACGCAAAAGCACGATGCCTGGGACGTGGTGTTCGATACGGTGGGGAAATCCTCCTTCTGCCGTTGCCGCCGCAGCCTGCGAGTCAAGGGACGGTATTTGTCCACGGTGCTCGGAGCCAAGATCCTGCTCCATGTTCCTCTGACCGCTCTGTTTTGCGACAAGAAGGCGATGTTCGGGATGTCCGTAGACAAACGCGCGGAACTGGCCCAGTTGCGGGAGTTGGTGGAAGCGGGCCTCCATGCTCCGGTGATCGATCGGGTGTTCGATCTGGAGCAGATGGCCGAGGCCCATGCCTATGTGGACTCGGGGCGAAAGCGCGGGAACGTGGTAGTGCGTGTCAGACAGGATCCAAAATGA